Proteins from a single region of Deinococcus aquaedulcis:
- a CDS encoding class I SAM-dependent methyltransferase translates to MTGKGKTGKSGQKIRLNRPAAERPGGARPVPAEAAPYPEVRPAVLGPRLDRLQVLTKPGVRGFPGVDAAQALLMETMRKDRVRGEVLDLTAMGGLLGALTGVTLRAVEGSAAALTVLRAAGLDAQAAAPGDDLRGHWPERARTVALVLAGDRGNAYAAAQVAWAHACTPPGGTLYLAGDRDKGFDRYVRLAGAAFGAGETVARDGGMRVAKLVRRPGPTPPLPEPEGYEAYGVTVVGLPGVFSAAKPDKATALLLDSLGEPDLTGKGALDLGCGAGLIGAWAARRGARAVLVDGDLQSVRSAQATLQASGLGGEVLHSDVDAGLGAQTFDLILTNPPFHVGRGVVLDVAREFMAAAGRRLRPGGTLYVVANEPLPYETELARLGPVEQTRREGGFKVLKVTRPA, encoded by the coding sequence GTGACTGGCAAGGGCAAGACCGGCAAGAGTGGGCAGAAGATTCGACTGAACAGACCGGCGGCGGAACGCCCGGGGGGGGCGCGGCCCGTGCCGGCAGAGGCAGCGCCGTATCCCGAGGTGCGGCCCGCCGTGCTGGGCCCCCGGCTGGACCGGCTGCAGGTGCTGACCAAGCCCGGGGTGCGCGGCTTTCCAGGTGTGGACGCCGCCCAGGCCCTGCTGATGGAGACCATGCGCAAGGACCGCGTGCGGGGCGAGGTGCTGGACCTGACCGCGATGGGCGGACTGCTGGGCGCCCTGACCGGCGTGACGCTCCGGGCAGTCGAAGGGTCGGCGGCGGCCCTGACGGTGCTGCGCGCGGCGGGGCTGGACGCCCAGGCCGCCGCGCCGGGCGACGATCTGCGCGGGCACTGGCCAGAGCGCGCCCGCACCGTGGCCCTGGTGCTGGCCGGGGACCGGGGCAACGCCTACGCCGCCGCGCAGGTGGCCTGGGCCCACGCCTGCACGCCCCCGGGGGGCACGCTGTACCTCGCCGGGGACCGCGACAAGGGCTTTGACCGCTACGTGCGTCTGGCGGGTGCCGCCTTCGGCGCGGGCGAAACTGTGGCGCGCGACGGCGGCATGCGCGTGGCGAAGCTGGTGCGCCGCCCCGGCCCCACCCCCCCCCTCCCCGAGCCCGAAGGCTACGAGGCGTATGGCGTGACCGTGGTGGGCCTGCCCGGCGTGTTCAGCGCCGCCAAGCCGGACAAAGCCACGGCGTTGCTGCTGGACAGCCTGGGTGAGCCTGACCTGACTGGCAAAGGCGCGCTGGACCTGGGCTGCGGCGCGGGCCTGATCGGCGCCTGGGCCGCCCGGCGCGGCGCGCGGGCCGTGCTGGTCGACGGCGACCTGCAGAGCGTGCGCAGCGCCCAGGCCACCCTGCAGGCCAGCGGCTTAGGCGGCGAGGTGCTTCACTCGGACGTGGACGCCGGGCTGGGCGCGCAGACCTTCGACCTGATCCTGACCAACCCGCCCTTTCATGTGGGGCGCGGCGTGGTGCTGGACGTGGCGCGCGAATTCATGGCGGCGGCTGGGCGGCGCCTGCGGCCTGGGGGCACCCTCTACGTGGTGGCCAACGAGCCCCTGCCCTACGAGACCGAGCTGGCGCGCCTGGGCCCAGTGGAGCAGACCCGGCGCGAGGGCGGCTTCAAGGTGCTCAAGGTGACCCGCCCCGCCTGA
- the rpoD gene encoding RNA polymerase sigma factor RpoD — protein MADSPVRTRKKVEAPEAGSAAPKATARARARVPAASAAPAPAEASVPEAAPVTPGAGAPPAPAKKAAKASAPKPKDAAPKAPKADKPKAAKKAAPAPADLPEGGEEGPALPEPAAKAGKAAPKAAKAAKPAPVPKAGGPAEKPYYAHPSIQELLKAGRAAGVLSSEDIATALASALEAAGLDPESPDAFEDMQLFLAGQNIEVQDLDEDEDDADDVDAEEGTVAAAAQDDDEEKYFDDMPRAVSNDPVRQYLHEIGRVPLLTLEEEIALARRIEEGEEARKVLEEDLDLDDRARRRLMRQTEDGAAARQGLIEANLRLVVSIAKKYTGRGLGFLDLIQEGNQGLIRAVEKFEYRRRYKFSTYATWWIRQAINRAIADQARTIRIPVHMVETINKLTRTARQLQQELSREATYEEIAEAMGPGWDAAKVEEVQKVSQEPVSLETPIGDEKDSFYGDFIPDENLDSPVENAAKTLLSEELEKALSKLTEREAMVLKFRKGLVDGREHTLEEVGQRFSVTRERIRQIENKALRKLKYHESRTRKLRDFLD, from the coding sequence ATGGCAGATTCTCCCGTTCGCACCCGCAAGAAAGTTGAGGCCCCCGAGGCCGGCAGCGCGGCGCCCAAGGCCACGGCCCGCGCCCGCGCCCGCGTGCCCGCCGCCAGCGCCGCCCCCGCACCCGCCGAAGCCAGCGTCCCCGAAGCCGCCCCGGTCACCCCGGGCGCCGGCGCTCCCCCGGCCCCCGCCAAGAAAGCCGCCAAGGCCAGCGCGCCCAAGCCCAAGGACGCGGCGCCCAAGGCCCCCAAAGCCGACAAGCCGAAAGCCGCCAAGAAAGCGGCCCCCGCACCCGCTGACCTTCCCGAAGGGGGCGAGGAAGGCCCGGCCCTGCCCGAGCCTGCCGCCAAGGCTGGCAAGGCCGCGCCCAAGGCTGCAAAGGCCGCCAAGCCAGCGCCGGTCCCCAAGGCCGGCGGCCCCGCCGAGAAGCCGTACTACGCCCACCCCAGCATTCAGGAACTGCTGAAGGCTGGCCGCGCGGCCGGCGTGCTCTCCAGCGAGGACATCGCCACGGCGCTGGCCTCGGCCCTGGAAGCGGCGGGCCTGGATCCCGAAAGCCCCGACGCCTTCGAGGACATGCAGCTGTTCCTGGCCGGCCAGAACATTGAGGTGCAGGACCTCGACGAAGACGAGGACGACGCCGACGATGTGGACGCTGAAGAAGGCACCGTGGCCGCCGCCGCGCAGGATGACGACGAGGAGAAATACTTCGACGACATGCCCCGCGCCGTGTCCAACGACCCAGTGCGTCAGTACCTGCACGAGATCGGCCGGGTGCCGCTGCTGACCCTGGAAGAGGAAATTGCCCTGGCCCGCCGCATCGAGGAAGGCGAAGAAGCGCGCAAGGTGCTGGAAGAGGACCTGGACCTCGACGACCGCGCCCGCCGCCGCCTGATGCGCCAGACCGAGGACGGCGCCGCCGCCCGCCAGGGCCTGATCGAGGCCAACCTGCGCCTGGTGGTCTCCATTGCCAAGAAGTACACCGGGCGCGGCCTGGGCTTTCTGGACCTGATTCAGGAGGGCAACCAGGGCCTGATCCGCGCGGTGGAAAAATTCGAGTACCGCCGCCGCTACAAGTTCTCCACCTACGCCACATGGTGGATTCGTCAGGCGATCAACCGCGCCATTGCCGACCAGGCCCGCACCATCCGCATTCCGGTGCACATGGTCGAAACCATCAACAAGCTCACCCGCACCGCGCGGCAGCTGCAGCAGGAACTCTCGCGCGAGGCGACCTACGAGGAAATCGCCGAGGCGATGGGCCCCGGCTGGGACGCCGCCAAGGTGGAAGAGGTGCAGAAGGTCAGCCAGGAGCCGGTGTCGCTCGAAACCCCCATCGGTGACGAAAAGGATTCCTTCTACGGCGACTTCATCCCCGACGAGAACCTGGACAGCCCGGTGGAGAACGCGGCCAAGACCCTGCTCTCCGAGGAACTGGAAAAGGCCCTGTCCAAGCTCACCGAGCGCGAGGCGATGGTCCTGAAGTTCCGCAAGGGGCTGGTGGATGGCCGCGAGCACACCCTGGAAGAGGTGGGCCAGCGCTTCAGCGTGACCCGCGAGCGCATCCGCCAGATTGAAAACAAGGCGCTGCGCAAGCTTAAGTACCACGAATCCCGCACCCGCAAGCTGCGCGACTTCCTGGATTAA
- a CDS encoding carbohydrate ABC transporter permease codes for MTVQAPTPARPRRTRGIEAARARQALWLLLPTLIAIALVAGYPLYRTFYFSLFDANLTSPEQRSFIGLGNFWFTTEDGIAVGFLQDPKWWGAVKNTLLFTVVSVFLETVFGMIIALVVNSAFKGRGLLRTAMLVPWAIPTVVSAQMWAYLYNDSFGLIGRGLLGGQAVLANTDTAIWALIAVDVWKTTSFMALLILAGLQSLPGDMYEAADVDGASKWTQFWKLTLPLLRPALLVALVFRSLDALRVFDVMSVMLGNVNAASTSMTGYARQALIDNQLLGMGSAVSVAVFLIIMVIVVIYVTAFRVKFD; via the coding sequence ATGACTGTTCAAGCGCCCACCCCTGCCCGGCCCCGCCGCACGCGCGGCATTGAAGCGGCCCGCGCCCGGCAGGCCCTCTGGCTGCTGCTGCCCACCCTGATCGCCATTGCGCTGGTGGCCGGCTATCCGCTGTACCGCACCTTCTACTTCTCGCTGTTCGACGCCAACCTCACCAGCCCGGAGCAGCGCAGCTTTATTGGCCTGGGCAATTTCTGGTTCACCACCGAAGACGGTATAGCGGTGGGCTTCCTGCAGGACCCCAAGTGGTGGGGGGCGGTGAAGAACACCCTGCTGTTCACCGTGGTCTCCGTGTTTCTGGAGACTGTGTTCGGCATGATCATCGCGCTGGTGGTCAACAGTGCCTTTAAGGGCCGGGGCCTGCTGCGCACCGCCATGCTGGTGCCCTGGGCGATTCCCACCGTGGTCTCGGCGCAGATGTGGGCGTACCTCTACAACGATTCCTTCGGCCTGATCGGGCGCGGGCTGCTGGGCGGCCAGGCGGTACTGGCCAATACCGACACCGCCATCTGGGCGCTGATCGCGGTGGACGTATGGAAAACCACCTCGTTCATGGCCCTGCTGATTCTGGCCGGCCTGCAGAGCCTGCCGGGCGACATGTACGAGGCCGCCGATGTAGACGGCGCCAGCAAGTGGACCCAGTTCTGGAAGCTGACGTTGCCGCTGCTGCGCCCGGCCCTGCTGGTGGCGCTGGTGTTCCGCAGTCTGGACGCCCTGCGCGTGTTCGACGTGATGTCGGTGATGCTGGGCAACGTGAACGCGGCCAGTACCTCCATGACCGGCTACGCCCGGCAGGCCCTGATTGACAACCAGCTACTGGGCATGGGCAGCGCGGTCAGCGTGGCGGTGTTCCTGATCATCATGGTGATCGTGGTGATCTACGTGACCGCCTTCCGCGTGAAATTCGACTGA
- a CDS encoding M-like protein yields MTKHDDQTPTPSAQPQAEGTVRHENEISNVDLQFMGRPSAEAEIEAAVDQENKSPGQYRREGLDKQDIASHQSMDASDPPSTNMGDATSGRED; encoded by the coding sequence ATGACCAAGCACGATGATCAGACCCCCACGCCGTCCGCGCAGCCCCAGGCCGAGGGCACCGTGCGCCACGAGAACGAGATCAGCAATGTGGACCTGCAGTTCATGGGCCGCCCCAGCGCCGAAGCCGAGATTGAGGCGGCGGTGGACCAGGAGAACAAGTCGCCTGGCCAGTACCGCCGCGAGGGGCTGGACAAGCAGGACATCGCCAGCCACCAGAGCATGGACGCCAGCGACCCGCCCAGCACCAACATGGGCGACGCCACCAGTGGCCGCGAGGACTGA
- a CDS encoding DUF58 domain-containing protein, with protein sequence MNPLLAALLYLGLVGLVTLGLWALSRRPPAVTLTRTLPEAAFEGQSVPLTVALRVRSRRPLRVRVSDPAPGAVVPTEPLVVGGLHLGETVHDWHTRVQLNRRGVFSWPGATLHWADPLGLFWRSMPLAGPETALEVFPGTHGLRLPEVLRPLLSEGELSRSLGLDDPISLRGARAYVPGDPPGRVHWRLSARTGALTVRELERTAASSLTVFVDTSGGGDVFADSAARLGASLVQAALDLNLPVAVATGPEPTPMGRGPGALRAALGQLARLASTRAVPALPPVRAGGNLIILSAGAGPELVEQALRARATASRVSIVAIPEGFYLEPGEQPRRQWSAPPDTVRDLERRAAALSGLGVLVYVLRGNQSVLHLSA encoded by the coding sequence ATGAACCCGCTGCTGGCCGCCCTGTTGTACCTGGGGCTGGTGGGGCTGGTCACGCTGGGTCTGTGGGCCCTGTCGCGCCGCCCGCCCGCCGTCACCCTCACGCGCACGCTGCCCGAAGCCGCGTTTGAGGGCCAGAGTGTGCCCCTGACCGTGGCGCTGCGGGTGCGCAGCCGCCGCCCATTGCGGGTGCGGGTCAGCGACCCTGCCCCGGGCGCTGTGGTGCCCACCGAACCGCTGGTGGTGGGCGGCCTGCACCTGGGCGAAACGGTGCACGACTGGCACACCCGGGTGCAGCTCAACCGCCGGGGGGTCTTTTCGTGGCCAGGCGCCACCCTGCACTGGGCCGATCCACTGGGCCTGTTCTGGCGCAGCATGCCCTTGGCTGGCCCCGAGACTGCCCTGGAGGTCTTTCCCGGCACCCACGGCCTGCGCCTGCCCGAGGTGCTGCGCCCCCTGCTGAGTGAAGGAGAACTGAGCCGCAGCCTGGGGCTGGATGACCCCATCAGTCTGCGTGGGGCGCGCGCGTATGTGCCCGGCGATCCCCCAGGGCGGGTGCACTGGCGCCTGTCGGCCCGCACCGGCGCGCTGACCGTGCGCGAACTGGAGCGCACCGCCGCCAGCAGCCTCACCGTGTTTGTCGACACCAGTGGGGGCGGGGATGTCTTTGCCGACAGCGCCGCGCGGCTGGGGGCCAGCCTGGTGCAGGCCGCGCTGGACCTGAACCTGCCGGTGGCCGTGGCGACGGGCCCAGAACCGACGCCGATGGGCCGGGGCCCCGGCGCCCTGCGCGCGGCCCTGGGCCAGCTGGCCCGTCTGGCCTCCACCCGGGCGGTGCCCGCGCTGCCGCCCGTGCGGGCCGGGGGCAACCTGATCATCCTGAGTGCGGGTGCAGGGCCCGAACTGGTCGAGCAGGCCCTGCGCGCCCGCGCCACCGCCAGCCGCGTGAGCATCGTGGCCATTCCCGAGGGCTTTTATCTGGAACCCGGCGAGCAGCCCCGGCGCCAGTGGAGTGCCCCGCCTGACACCGTGCGCGACCTGGAACGGCGCGCGGCGGCGCTCTCTGGCCTGGGGGTGCTGGTGTACGTGCTGCGCGGCAACCAGAGCGTGCTACACCTGAGCGCGTAA
- a CDS encoding carbohydrate ABC transporter permease, translating to MNLKTANPALYYLQRAAFYLLVLVIAVYLLAPFVWAVLTSLRSPGDLFLTPREFIAAPTTLQNYVQVFSNPNFQRGLLYSLIVAVGSVLVSLLIGAFAAYALGRFRFKGKTIVLYVILAVSVFPQIAVLGGLYTLIGGLKLYNSPLGLILSYLIFTIPFTVWVLTSFVRDIPGELEEAALVDGASPLQTLFLVLFPVMMPALVTTGLLAFINAWNEYLFALTFTSTNRTVPVVIANYSGATQFDQPWGPIMAASIVVTIPLIILVLVFQRNIVSGLTAGAVKG from the coding sequence ATGAACCTGAAAACCGCCAACCCCGCCCTGTATTACCTGCAGCGGGCCGCCTTTTACCTGCTGGTGCTGGTGATTGCGGTCTATCTGCTGGCGCCTTTTGTTTGGGCCGTGCTCACCAGTTTGCGCTCGCCCGGCGACCTGTTCCTGACGCCCCGCGAATTCATTGCGGCGCCCACCACCCTGCAGAATTACGTGCAGGTCTTTTCCAACCCCAACTTTCAGCGAGGCCTGCTGTACAGCCTGATCGTGGCGGTGGGCTCGGTGCTGGTGAGCCTGCTCATCGGCGCCTTTGCGGCCTACGCCCTGGGCCGCTTCCGGTTTAAAGGCAAGACCATCGTGCTATACGTGATTCTGGCAGTCAGCGTGTTCCCGCAGATTGCGGTACTGGGCGGTCTGTACACCCTGATCGGCGGCCTGAAGCTCTACAACAGCCCCCTGGGCCTGATCCTGTCGTATCTGATTTTCACCATTCCGTTCACGGTGTGGGTGCTGACCAGCTTTGTGCGGGACATCCCCGGCGAACTGGAAGAGGCGGCGCTGGTGGACGGCGCGTCGCCCCTGCAAACCCTGTTCCTGGTGCTGTTCCCGGTCATGATGCCCGCGCTGGTCACCACAGGGCTGCTGGCCTTTATCAACGCCTGGAACGAGTACCTTTTCGCCCTGACCTTCACCAGCACCAACCGCACGGTGCCGGTGGTGATCGCCAACTACTCCGGCGCCACCCAGTTTGACCAGCCCTGGGGGCCCATCATGGCCGCCAGCATCGTGGTCACCATTCCGCTGATCATTCTGGTCCTGGTGTTCCAGCGCAACATCGTCTCGGGCTTGACCGCCGGGGCCGTGAAGGGCTGA
- a CDS encoding ABC transporter substrate-binding protein, with protein MKKAIALISLSAAILASSQASAVTVTLACGDVGVELKMCKEGAARWAKKTGNTVKVFESPKLTNDRLGLYQQQLAAKSSDIDVYQLDVVWPGLLAQHFVDLRGKVPASEVNAHFKGIIDANTVNGKLVALPWFTDAGLLYYRTDLLKKYGFKAAPKTWTELALMAKKIQDGERKTNSAFSGFVWQGKNYEGLTCDAMEWLVSFGGGTIVDSTGKITINNAQAAKALDTAASWVKTISPAGVTTYDEEAARGIFQAGNAAFMRNWPYAWALGQGKDSKVAGKIGVAPLPSGGARNAATLGGWQLGVSQYSKNQAAAISLVRYLTSPEEQKIRAIQGTYNPTLPALYKDKDILAKNPFFGSLYSVFTSAVARPSAPTKLKYNQVSQAFSTAVSDVLNGKMKGQQAVAKLATDLARIKGRGW; from the coding sequence ATGAAGAAAGCTATTGCGCTGATCAGCCTGTCCGCCGCCATTCTGGCCAGTTCCCAGGCGAGCGCGGTGACCGTGACCCTGGCCTGCGGCGACGTGGGTGTCGAGCTGAAGATGTGTAAGGAAGGCGCGGCGCGCTGGGCCAAGAAGACGGGGAACACCGTCAAGGTCTTCGAGAGCCCCAAGCTGACCAACGACCGCCTGGGCCTGTACCAGCAGCAGCTGGCCGCCAAGAGCAGCGACATTGACGTCTACCAGCTGGACGTGGTGTGGCCGGGCCTGCTGGCCCAGCACTTCGTGGACCTGCGCGGCAAGGTGCCCGCCAGCGAAGTGAACGCCCACTTCAAGGGCATCATTGACGCCAACACCGTGAACGGCAAACTGGTGGCGCTGCCCTGGTTCACCGACGCCGGGCTGCTGTACTACCGCACCGACCTGCTGAAGAAGTACGGCTTCAAGGCCGCCCCCAAAACCTGGACCGAACTGGCCCTGATGGCCAAGAAGATTCAGGACGGCGAGCGCAAGACCAACAGCGCCTTTAGCGGCTTCGTGTGGCAGGGCAAGAACTACGAGGGCCTCACCTGCGACGCCATGGAGTGGCTGGTGTCGTTTGGCGGCGGCACCATCGTGGACAGCACCGGCAAAATCACCATCAACAACGCCCAGGCCGCCAAGGCGCTGGACACCGCTGCCAGCTGGGTCAAGACCATCAGCCCGGCCGGCGTGACCACCTACGACGAGGAAGCCGCGCGCGGCATCTTCCAGGCGGGCAACGCCGCGTTCATGCGCAACTGGCCCTACGCCTGGGCGCTGGGCCAGGGCAAGGACAGCAAGGTGGCCGGCAAGATCGGCGTGGCGCCGCTGCCCAGCGGGGGCGCGCGCAACGCCGCGACCCTGGGCGGCTGGCAGCTGGGCGTGAGCCAGTACTCCAAGAACCAGGCAGCGGCCATCAGCCTCGTGCGGTACCTGACCAGCCCCGAGGAGCAGAAGATCCGCGCCATTCAGGGCACGTATAACCCCACCCTCCCCGCCCTGTACAAGGACAAGGACATTCTGGCGAAGAACCCCTTCTTCGGCAGCCTGTACAGCGTCTTTACCAGCGCGGTGGCCCGCCCCTCGGCGCCCACCAAGTTGAAGTACAACCAGGTGTCGCAGGCCTTCTCCACCGCCGTCAGCGACGTGCTGAACGGCAAGATGAAGGGGCAGCAGGCAGTGGCCAAGCTGGCCACCGACCTCGCCCGCATCAAGGGCCGGGGCTGGTAA
- a CDS encoding DUF4129 domain-containing protein, whose amino-acid sequence MVSAAAASAPGLRLSPYGVALLPLCLAGALPWWVVAALVALLALGVRWPVWSQGRVLLTQLVLGVWLLTAVPGAQGQPGAMIALGAQYLLLSLLGFALIWGVNTLEDGQRRGLLAPLLTGLIFPQPLVLVALAGGALARPGRHTASAPLPERRAWWGLLGGGLLGVTLLAALLPPTPPLWTAIRLPTETPGPRAADQVQPTFREQAQPPAGAGGSTVTEAPTVMMDLGELGLPGELTLLGGLLCLVAAWRVLQGRAQRRGPPHPAEVAMVLGLVVLALAWWVAGGLLFLGSGGGGGPPGSQGQEALEGLGRGVSEDAQATMRLVAIPALMKVLVWLTALLFLGVGLWLLRLKLRPGPALPADPNEAEVGVAGISPAAPLHRVRRAYREASAALAAAGLGRAPAETPASYAARLGAAHPALAAPLHTLTAAYEPVRYGGHLTDDDASAAEAAARTIQILAPTLPPPEDTP is encoded by the coding sequence GTGGTAAGTGCCGCTGCTGCCAGCGCGCCGGGTCTGCGCCTGTCGCCCTACGGGGTGGCCCTGCTGCCGCTGTGTCTGGCCGGGGCGCTGCCGTGGTGGGTGGTGGCGGCGCTGGTGGCCCTGCTGGCCCTCGGGGTGCGGTGGCCGGTGTGGAGCCAGGGCCGGGTGCTGCTCACCCAGCTGGTGCTGGGGGTGTGGCTGCTCACCGCCGTGCCCGGCGCGCAGGGCCAGCCCGGGGCCATGATCGCCCTGGGCGCGCAGTATCTGCTGCTCAGCCTGCTGGGCTTCGCGCTGATCTGGGGGGTGAACACCCTGGAAGACGGGCAGCGGCGCGGGCTGCTGGCCCCACTGTTGACCGGGCTGATCTTTCCGCAGCCGCTGGTGCTGGTCGCGCTGGCGGGCGGGGCGCTGGCCCGGCCGGGGCGCCACACGGCGAGCGCGCCGCTGCCCGAACGCCGCGCGTGGTGGGGCCTGCTGGGCGGGGGGCTGCTGGGCGTGACCCTGCTGGCCGCCCTGCTGCCCCCCACGCCGCCCCTGTGGACGGCCATTCGCCTGCCCACGGAAACGCCGGGGCCGCGCGCCGCCGACCAAGTCCAGCCGACCTTCAGAGAGCAGGCCCAGCCGCCAGCGGGCGCGGGCGGGTCCACCGTCACGGAAGCGCCCACCGTCATGATGGATCTGGGGGAACTGGGGCTGCCGGGCGAACTGACCCTGCTGGGCGGCCTGCTGTGTCTGGTGGCTGCGTGGCGGGTGCTTCAGGGCCGGGCGCAGCGCCGGGGGCCCCCCCACCCGGCCGAAGTGGCCATGGTGCTGGGCCTCGTGGTGCTGGCGCTGGCGTGGTGGGTGGCGGGCGGCCTGCTGTTCCTGGGCAGTGGTGGGGGCGGCGGCCCGCCCGGGTCGCAGGGCCAGGAGGCACTGGAAGGCCTGGGGCGGGGCGTCTCCGAAGACGCGCAGGCGACCATGCGCCTGGTGGCCATCCCGGCGCTGATGAAGGTGCTGGTGTGGCTCACGGCCCTGTTGTTCCTGGGTGTAGGCCTCTGGCTGCTGCGCCTGAAGCTGCGTCCTGGCCCTGCGCTGCCCGCGGACCCCAATGAGGCAGAAGTCGGAGTGGCCGGGATCAGCCCGGCCGCGCCCCTGCACCGCGTGCGCCGCGCCTACCGCGAGGCGAGTGCCGCCCTGGCCGCCGCCGGGCTGGGCCGCGCCCCGGCCGAGACCCCCGCCAGTTACGCGGCGCGCCTGGGGGCCGCGCACCCGGCCCTGGCCGCTCCCCTGCACACCCTGACTGCCGCCTACGAGCCCGTGCGCTACGGCGGGCACCTCACCGATGACGACGCCAGCGCCGCCGAGGCCGCTGCCCGCACCATTCAGATCCTGGCCCCCACCCTACCCCCCCCCGAGGACACCCCATGA
- a CDS encoding AAA family ATPase, with product MTQTAATPDFARLVLHNVAQVLVGKEDVTRLALAGILAGGHVLLEDAPGTGKTMLARALALSLGLGFRRVQFTPDLLPSDVTGVSVYRPATGEFEFVPGPIFTGLLLADEINRATPKTQAALLEAMGEGQVTESGVTHPLPRPFVVIATQNPVEHEGTYRLPEAQLDRFLLRLSVGYPTVEEEVRMLGRLQGEHPIAALGAVVTPADLLAAQRAVRGVYVSEAVQGYIARLSAATRAHPHVALGGGPRASLALQGSAQALAWLSGRAFVTPDDVQRVAGAVLAHRLSLKIEARLQGQPAEAIVQEVLAREPVPAETASAGAAPAPAAVGAGAR from the coding sequence ATGACCCAGACCGCTGCCACCCCGGACTTCGCCCGTCTTGTTCTGCACAACGTCGCCCAGGTGCTGGTGGGCAAAGAAGACGTGACCCGGCTGGCCCTGGCCGGCATTCTGGCCGGCGGCCACGTGCTGCTTGAAGACGCCCCCGGTACTGGCAAGACCATGCTGGCGCGCGCCCTGGCCCTCAGCCTGGGGCTGGGCTTTCGCCGCGTGCAGTTCACCCCGGACCTGCTGCCCAGCGACGTGACCGGCGTGAGTGTCTACCGCCCCGCCACAGGCGAGTTCGAGTTCGTGCCGGGCCCCATCTTCACGGGCCTGCTGCTGGCCGACGAGATCAACCGCGCCACCCCCAAGACCCAGGCCGCGCTGCTGGAGGCGATGGGCGAGGGGCAGGTAACCGAATCTGGCGTGACCCACCCGCTGCCCCGGCCCTTCGTGGTGATCGCCACCCAGAACCCGGTGGAGCACGAGGGCACCTACCGCCTGCCCGAAGCGCAGCTGGACCGCTTTCTGCTGCGCCTGTCGGTGGGGTATCCCACCGTGGAGGAAGAGGTGCGGATGCTGGGCCGCCTGCAGGGCGAGCACCCCATTGCGGCGCTGGGGGCGGTGGTGACCCCGGCCGACCTGCTGGCGGCGCAGCGGGCAGTGCGCGGCGTGTACGTTTCGGAAGCGGTGCAGGGGTATATCGCCCGCCTCAGCGCGGCCACCCGCGCCCACCCCCATGTGGCGCTGGGCGGCGGCCCCCGCGCCAGCCTCGCCCTGCAGGGGTCGGCCCAGGCGCTGGCGTGGCTGTCTGGGCGCGCCTTCGTCACCCCCGATGACGTGCAGCGCGTGGCCGGCGCGGTCCTGGCCCACCGCCTGAGCCTGAAGATTGAAGCCCGGCTGCAGGGCCAGCCTGCCGAGGCCATCGTGCAGGAGGTGCTGGCCCGCGAGCCGGTGCCGGCTGAAACGGCGTCTGCTGGGGCAGCGCCCGCCCCGGCGGCGGTGGGGGCAGGTGCCCGGTGA